In one window of Nitrososphaerota archaeon DNA:
- a CDS encoding prefoldin subunit beta — translation MSQAELPPYLREQLARYDQIQQNLQSVLVQKQQVELEFNETEKALEELGKASDSEAIYKFAGNLLVRVQKEAMVKELNEKKELGSTRKMVLAKQESRFRESLKDLQTKIDDAVKGRQAQQSQPQPPGDA, via the coding sequence TTGAGCCAAGCAGAACTTCCTCCCTACCTCAGAGAGCAGCTGGCCAGGTATGACCAGATTCAGCAGAACCTGCAGTCGGTGCTCGTGCAGAAGCAGCAGGTGGAACTTGAATTCAACGAGACTGAGAAGGCGCTGGAAGAGCTGGGGAAGGCATCCGATTCTGAGGCGATCTACAAGTTTGCTGGGAACCTGCTGGTACGGGTCCAGAAGGAAGCCATGGTCAAGGAGCTCAACGAGAAGAAGGAGCTCGGGAGCACGCGGAAGATGGTCCTTGCGAAGCAGGAGTCGAGGTTCAGAGAGAGCTTGAAGGACCTGCAGACGAAAATCGACGACGCGGTGAAGGGCAGGCAGGCCCAGCAGTCTCAGCCGCAGCCGCCAGGCGACGCCTAG
- a CDS encoding transposase, with translation MPKAKESLRGLGAKYGGTLRKRYARIFRTLKATRECPSCSSLKLRRTSSGIWKCKSCGYTIAGGAFDLTPPKSR, from the coding sequence GTGCCAAAGGCGAAGGAAAGCCTCAGGGGGCTGGGCGCGAAGTACGGGGGAACCCTTCGAAAGAGGTATGCGAGGATCTTCAGGACCCTGAAGGCCACTAGGGAGTGCCCTTCCTGCTCCAGCCTGAAGCTCAGGAGAACCTCGTCCGGGATTTGGAAGTGCAAGTCCTGCGGATACACCATCGCCGGAGGGGCCTTTGACCTCACCCCGCCGAAGTCCCGGTAA